In one window of Octopus bimaculoides isolate UCB-OBI-ISO-001 chromosome 20, ASM119413v2, whole genome shotgun sequence DNA:
- the LOC106878861 gene encoding cystatin-A5, with translation MANIIIPGLPFWTAPEPATDEVQQICNDKKQEIENILGRNSETFVALLHRREIMCGSTNYVVKILIGSKECVHAMLSRMEIEFKTDFTVRAVKADMTRADDLNPFSDGKLCK, from the exons ATGGCGAACATAATAATCCCTGGACTGCCTTTTTGGACTGCTCCGGAACCGGCTACCGATGAGGTTCAACAAATATGCAATGac AAAAAGCAGGAAATTGAAAACATATTGGGGAGAAATTCGGAAACATTTGTCGCTCTGCTGCACAGGAGGGAAATTATGTGCGGTTCAACCAATTATGTGGTAAAG ATACTTATTGGAAGTAAAGAATGTGTTCATGCAATGCTTTCTCGGATGGAAATTGAATTCAAAACTGACTTTACAGTACGAGCAGTAAAAGCCGACATGACGCGTGCTGACGACTTGAATCCTTTTAGTGATGGAAAATTgtgtaaataa
- the LOC128250301 gene encoding cystatin-B-like: MSTMCGGLSEKKDINDEVKGLCDELKQKMEEKLDKTFEKFEALHYKQQLVSGMNYFVKIHIGNEEFVHARIYKPLFDAGELTSIKGSLALADEIEYF; encoded by the exons ATGTCTACAATGTGTGGAGGATTGTCTGAGAAAAAAGATATTAATGATGAGGTTAAAGGATTATGCGATGAA TTAAAgcagaaaatggaagagaaattggataaaacatttgaaaaatttgaaGCTCTGCATTATAAGCAACAGCTAGTATCTGGAATGAATTATTTTGTAAAG ATacatattggaaatgaagaattTGTTCATGCAAGAATTTACAAACCATTGTTTGATGCTGGGGAATTGACGTCAATAAAAGGAAGCTTGGCACTTGCTgatgaaatagaatatttttag